The DNA segment CGGTCTGCGCCTGCAGATCGATCTGCAACTGGTAGCCCGGATTAGCCTCGACCTGCTTGAACAATTCATCGACTTCAGCGTCGCTCAGGATGATCGGCAGCAAGCCGTTCTTGAAGCTGTTGTTGAAGAAGATGTCGGCATAGCTCGGCGCGATGATGCTGCGGAAACCGTATTCTTCCAGCGCCCACGGGGCGTGTTCACGGCTGGAGCCGCACCCGAAGTTTTCGCGGGCGAGCAACACGCTGGCGCCTTGATAGCGCTCGGCGTTGAGCACGAAGTCCTTGTTCAGCGGGCGCTTGGAGTTGTCCTGATACGGCTGGCCGACATCCAGGTAACGCCACTCGTCGAACAGATTCGGGCCGAAACCGGTGCGCTTGATCGACTTCAAGAACTGCTTGGGAATGATCTGGTCAGTGTCGACGTTGGCACGATCCAGAGGCGCGACAAGACCAGTGTGCTGGGTAAAAGCTTTCATGCTGCGCTCCTTTTAGATCAATTCACGAACGTCGATGAAACGACCGTTCACCGCCGCCGCAGCGGCCATGGCCGGGCTCACGAGGTGGGTACGGCCACCGGCACCCTGACGGCCTTCGAAGTTACGGTTGGAGGTCGAGGCGCAATGCTCGCCGGACTCCAAACGGTCCGGGTTCATCGCCAGGCACATCGAGCAACCCGGCTCACGCCATTCGAAACCGGCTTCGAGGAAAATCTTGTCCAAACCTTCGGCTTCCGCCTGCGCCTTCACCAGACCCGAGCCCGGTACGACGATTGCCTGCTTGATCGTCGAAGCGACTTTGCGACCCTTGGCGATCACGGCCGCAGCGCGCAGGTCTTCGATACGCGAGTTGGTGCAGGAACCGATGAACACGCGATCCAGCTGAATGTCGGTGATCGCCTGATTGGCAGTCAAACCCATGTATTTCAAGGCGCGCACGATCGAATCGCGCTTGACCAGATCCATCTCTTTCGCCGGGTCCGGCACGTTCTGATCAACGGCCAGGACCATTTCCGGGGAAGTGCCCCAGCTGACTTGCGGCTTGATCTGCGCAGCGTCGAGCTCAACCACGGTGTCGAACTTGGCGTCGGCGTCGGAGACCAGGTCTTTCCAGGCTTCAACCGCCTGATCCCACTGCGCGCCTTTCGGTGCGAACGGACGGCCCTTGACGTACTCGACAGTCTTTTCGTCCGCAGCCACCAGACCCACACGGGCGCCGGCTTCGATGGACATATTGCAAATGGTCATGCGGCCTTCGACGGACAGATCGCGAATCGCGCTGCCGGCGAACTCGATGGCATGGCCGTTACCGCCGGCGGTGCCGATCTTGCCGATTACCGCGAGAACGATGTCCTTGGCGGTCACGCCGAATGGCAACTGACCTTCGACGCGCACCAGCATGTTCTTCATTTTCTTCGCGACCAGGCACTGGGTGGCGAGCACGTGCTCGACCTCGGAAGTGCCGATCCCGTGCGCCAAGGCACCGAAAGCGCCGTGGGTCGAGGTGTGCGAGTCGCCGCAGACCACGGTCATGCCCGGCAAGGTTGCGCCCTGCTCCGGGCTGATCACGTGGACGATGCCCTGACGGATGTCGTTCATCTTGAACTCGACAATGCCGTACTCATCACAGTTGTCATCGAGGGTCTGAACCTGCAAACGCGAGACCTGGTCGGCAATCGCTTCGATGCCGCCCTTGCGCTCTGGCGTGGTCGGTACGTTGTGGTCCGGGGTCGCGATGTTGGCATCGATGCGCCAAGGCTTGCGCCCGGCCAGACGCAGGCCTTCGAAGGCTTGCGGCGAGGTCACTTCGTGGATGATGTGACGATCGATGTAGATCAGCGCCGAGCCATCGTCGCGCTGTTTGACCAAATGCGAATCCCAGAGCTTGTCGTAGAGCGTTTTGCCGGCCATCAGACGGTTCCTCATCAGCTTGTTTCTATGCCTTGGGCTTATCAATAACCCTTTGGCTTGTGAGGCCGATCCTATGGCGTTACATTAAATAACTCAAATTCATATTTTTTATGCTTTGGATAACCAACTGGAATACGAACCATGGATCTGGCCAACCTCAATGCTTTTATCGCCATCGCCGAGACCGGCAGCTTCTCCGGCGCCGGGGAACGCCTGCATCTGACGCAACCGGCGATCAGCAAACGCATCGCCGGACTGGAGCAACAATTGAAGGTGCGGTTGTTCGATCGACTGGGTCGTGAAGTCGGTCTGACCGAGGCCGGCCGCGCCCTGCTGCCCCGGGCGTACCAGATTCTCAACGTGCTGGACGACACCCGCCGCGCCCTGACCAACCTGACCGGCGAAGTCAGCGGCCGGCTGACCCTGGCCACCAGTCACCACATCGGCCTGCACCGTTTGCCGCCGCTATTAAGGGAATTCACCCGCCGCTACCCACAAGTTGCGCTGGATATTCAGTTTCTCGATTCGGAAGTGGCCTACGAGGAAATTCTCCATGGCCGCGCTGAACTGGCAGTCATTACCCTGGCGCCAGAGCCGCACACGCTGGTCAAAGCCACGCCGGTGTGGGACGACCCGCTGGATTTTGTGGTGGCGCCGGAGCATTCGCTGATCAGCAACGGCGCGGTGAGTCTGGCGGATATTGCCGGTCATCCGGCGGTTTTTCCCGGAGGCAACACCTTTACTCATCATATTGTCCAACGTTTGTTCGAAGCCCAAGGGCTGACGCCGAACATCGCCATGAGCACCAACTACCTGGAAACCATCAAGATGATGGTCTCCATCGGTCTGGCCTGGAGTGTTCTGCCACGCACCATGCTTGATGAACAGGTCGCGCGCATACCTTTGCCGGGCATACAGCTCAGTCGCCAGCTAGGCTATATCGTGCACACCGAACGGACGCTGTCGAATGCAGCAAGGGCCTTCATGGCTTTGCTGGATGCGCAAATCGATCTGCCAGGGACTCCGGGCTAACTTGTGCTACTCCTACAGAGCCGCTGTCCCTGTGCCTAACGCCACCATCAGCTCAAGGCCCGTTAACAATGCCCAAATCTGTTGACCGAATTCCGCCGATGCCGCGTATTCAGGCCATTGATCCGCGACGTTCCGAGCAGAGCTGGGAGAGTGCGCCGCAATTGCTCGCCGCGCTCAACGGCGCCCGGCTCGGTGCCTGGTATTGGGACATCGAGCGCGGGCAGATCAGTTGGTCACGGGGCACCCAGGCGCTGTTCGGCTTCGATCCACGGCAACCGCTGCCGCAGGATCTGGAATACCTCGACCTGTTGCCGCCCGAAGATCGTGCGAAAACCGTCAGGGCATTCCACGCGGTGATCGCCGGAGCACCGCTGGAACAGGCGATGCACCACCGTATCCGCTGGCCCGACGGCAGTCTGCACTGGCTGGAAATCAGCGGCAGTCTGCTACCGGACAAACAGGGGCGTCCTCGAATGATCGGGGTGATTCGCGAAATCACCCACCAGCGCCAACGCGAGCAGGCCCTGAGCAGCTCGGAGAAACGTTTCGCTACACTCTTTCACCTGTGCCCGAACATGGTGCTGCTGACGCGCCAGGAAGACGGTCTGATCACCGAGGCCAACCAATATTTCGAAAGCCTGTTCGGCTGGCCGGTACAGAGCGCCATTGGCCGCACCACCCTGGAGCTGGGCTTGTGGGTGCACCCGGAGCAACGCGCAGAACTGGTGAAAAGGACCAAGGCCAAGGGCGAACTGATCAGCATGGAAGTGCAGTTCCGTGCCAGCAACGGGCAGATTCATGACGGCATCCTCAGCGCGCAGAAGGTCGAACTCGAAGGCCAGCCGTATCTGCTCAGCACCTTTCTCGACACCACCGAACGCAAAGCCGCCGAGCACGCCTTGAAAGACAGCCAGGAACGCCTCGATCTGGCGCTGGACTCGGCGCAGCTCGGCACTTGGGAC comes from the Pseudomonas sp. RSB 5.4 genome and includes:
- the leuD gene encoding 3-isopropylmalate dehydratase small subunit, translated to MKAFTQHTGLVAPLDRANVDTDQIIPKQFLKSIKRTGFGPNLFDEWRYLDVGQPYQDNSKRPLNKDFVLNAERYQGASVLLARENFGCGSSREHAPWALEEYGFRSIIAPSYADIFFNNSFKNGLLPIILSDAEVDELFKQVEANPGYQLQIDLQAQTVTRPDGKVLSFEIDAFRKHCLLNGLDDIGLTLQDGDAIAAFEAKHRVSQPWLFRDA
- the leuC gene encoding 3-isopropylmalate dehydratase large subunit — encoded protein: MAGKTLYDKLWDSHLVKQRDDGSALIYIDRHIIHEVTSPQAFEGLRLAGRKPWRIDANIATPDHNVPTTPERKGGIEAIADQVSRLQVQTLDDNCDEYGIVEFKMNDIRQGIVHVISPEQGATLPGMTVVCGDSHTSTHGAFGALAHGIGTSEVEHVLATQCLVAKKMKNMLVRVEGQLPFGVTAKDIVLAVIGKIGTAGGNGHAIEFAGSAIRDLSVEGRMTICNMSIEAGARVGLVAADEKTVEYVKGRPFAPKGAQWDQAVEAWKDLVSDADAKFDTVVELDAAQIKPQVSWGTSPEMVLAVDQNVPDPAKEMDLVKRDSIVRALKYMGLTANQAITDIQLDRVFIGSCTNSRIEDLRAAAVIAKGRKVASTIKQAIVVPGSGLVKAQAEAEGLDKIFLEAGFEWREPGCSMCLAMNPDRLESGEHCASTSNRNFEGRQGAGGRTHLVSPAMAAAAAVNGRFIDVRELI
- a CDS encoding LysR family transcriptional regulator gives rise to the protein MDLANLNAFIAIAETGSFSGAGERLHLTQPAISKRIAGLEQQLKVRLFDRLGREVGLTEAGRALLPRAYQILNVLDDTRRALTNLTGEVSGRLTLATSHHIGLHRLPPLLREFTRRYPQVALDIQFLDSEVAYEEILHGRAELAVITLAPEPHTLVKATPVWDDPLDFVVAPEHSLISNGAVSLADIAGHPAVFPGGNTFTHHIVQRLFEAQGLTPNIAMSTNYLETIKMMVSIGLAWSVLPRTMLDEQVARIPLPGIQLSRQLGYIVHTERTLSNAARAFMALLDAQIDLPGTPG